The window AACTATTGACAAAATTTTTGTACAAAATGCATTGCAGGGAGAAATCTATGCAGAACTGAAAGCTATTTTAGCAAAAAATAAAATACGTCCCAACTACGTTCCTGTAGAGAAACTTAACCGTTTTACAAGGAAAAACCACCAAGGGATAGTGGCTTTTATTTCTGATGTTCCGTTTCACAGAATAGAAAATATTGTTCCTGAATTATTTGAAGAAGGTAAAACCCCATTCATTTTAATTTTAGACAGATTAACCGATGTAAGAAACTTCGGGGCGATTTGCAGAACGGCAGAATGTGTAGGAATTGACGCTATTGTAATTCCTGAAAAAGGAGGTGCGCCTGTAAATTCTGACGCTATAAAAACTTCAGCCGGAGCAATGTACAATATCAAAATCTGTAAAGAACCTAATTTGGCTCACGTTGTAGATTTCTTACAGCAAAGCGGAATCGCAGTATTTTCAGCAACCGAAAAGGCACAAAAATTGATATACGACGTTGATTTTACAGCGCCTTGTGCTGTGGTAATGGGTAATGAGGAAACCGGAATTTCTAAAGAAGTTCTGCATCATTCAGATGAAAAAATAAAACTTCCGATAGAAGGAAAAACGCAATCATTGAACGTTTCTGTAGCTTGTGGAGCAATTTTATATGAAGCCGTGAGACAGAAAATTTCAAAAATTTAATTTACTATTTAAAACAGATTAATGTAATCGCTATTTGATAAATTTTAATGTAAAGTTTCATGAAGTAGCGATTTATTTTGACCTTAGAAAATATACGTATGAAAAATATAGCAGCATTAGCGCTTATCTCAATAGCACTTGTTTCATGTAAAAAAGAAACAGCAACCATCACGAAAGTAGATCCTAAAACAGGAAAAACCATCACCGTAGAAGTTCCTGCAGACTCTATAAAAGAAGTAAAAGCAGATGCGGCAATCAAAGATTCTTTGGGGATTTTCAAACAAACTTTTAAGCTTGAAAAAGGAAAAACTTATCCTTTAACAACTTACCAGAGAGATACCAAAACAATGACTGATCCGCAAGGTAAAACCATGACGGGAACCAGTGAATCTACAGATGAGATGAGTTTTACCGTGAATGATATCAAAGGGAATGTTTATGATATGACCATTAATCTGATCGGAAAAAGAAATTCGCAATCAGCGCAAGGAAAAACGATTGTTGTAGATACCAAATTACCTCTTCCAAAAGAAGATGATTTGAAAATGATATGGAATGTAAACAAAGCGCTTACAGGAAATAAGCTGAACATGAAGATGGATACGGAAGGAAACGTAATTTCTATCACAGGATTTGAAGCAGTTTACGCAAAAATTTCTGATGCACTGAAGAATATCGTTAAAGATGCTAATCAAAGAGCCAGCGTAGTAGCAAGCCTTAAAGAAAGTTTTAACGAAAAAATACTGAAAGATCAATTTGAAAAAAACCTTTCTGTAATCCCTAAAAAAGGAGCTAAGATTGGTGAAAAATGGAGCACTTCTGAAAGCGCAGACCAAGAAGGAAAAATTAAAGTAACCTCTAATTACACATTAAAAAGTGCAGGAAACGGAATTGTAGAAATTTCAGTGAGTGGTGGAATTCCAAAAAAAGAAGAGAAAAAAACTCAAGGCCCAATGACGCACAGCATGAGCAGTGAGCTGTTTCAAAACGGAACCATTAAGTTTGATCAAAACACAGGCTGGATTAACAATCAGAATATCAGTGTAAAAACAACACAGGTAGAAACTATTTCAGATGGGAAACAATCTCAATCTATGAAAAATGTTTCAAACTCTTCTGTGATGGTAAACCCTTCATCTAAATAAGTTTTTAGGGTTTGAGTGTTTGAAAGTTTTAGAACTGAGTATTTTAAACTTTTCAACACTTAAACTTTGAATTTTTAAAAAACAAGTAATATGTCTTTTATCAAAGGAATTTTTGAGATCGTTCTCGCAACCATTGTTATCTTTTTTGTATGGAATATTTTGAAGAGAATTTTCTTCAAAAAGTTTTATAATTTCATGGGATTCAAACCGAATAACAATCAACAGCAGGAAACTAAAAACTCAAAAACGAATATTGAGCAAAAAGTAAAGTGGGACGCAGAAACTGTGGACTATGAAGAGGTGAAAGAGAAAAGATAATTTTATTTAAATATTATTCTGAATCTTTAAAACATCTAAAATAAAATCTACTTAATAACCGAGATGGCAAAAAACAAAAACTTAATATATATTGCAGTTTCATTAATTGCATTTTTAGTTTTAGCATTTTTATATTCTACTCCTGTTTTTACAGGAAAGCAACTTTTCCAGCATGATATTGTACAGTATCGTGGGGGTGCAAAAGAGTTGATTGATTATCGTAACAATTATGATAAAGAAACCTACTGGAGCGACTCTATGTTTGGCGGAATGCCAACGTACCAAATGGGAAGCCGTTTTGAAGGCGATATTATCAAAAAAATTGACAGCTATCTGAATATTTTACCTCGACCGGTAAACTATCTTTTCTTATTATTCTCAGGATTTTTCCTTTTAGGAATGGTTGCCGTCAGAAACTGGAAATATGCACTTCTCGGAGCTACTTTTTTTGGGCTCTCCACTTATTTTTACATTATTATTGCGGCCGGACACAACGGTAAAGTAAACACCATAGAATATTTTGCGCCACTTTTAGCCGGAATATTATTGGTTTATATCAGAAAAAAATACGTCCTCGGATTTATTGTCACTACCCTTTTCTTCGGATTACAGATTGCGGCAAACCACCCGCAAATGACCTATTATTTATTCTTAGGTTTAGGATTTTTATTTATTTCTGAATTAGTAAGAGCGATAAAAAAGAAAGTTCCGATGAAACACTTTTTGATTTCATCAGGAATTATAGCTTCTGCTTTAGCAATCGGAGTTGGGATGAATTCTCAAAGAATCATGGCAAATTCCGAATATATTAAAGAAACAGTAAGAGGAAAACAAATCCTGAATACCGAAACCCACACTGCGGGAAATACCGGAATGGACAAAGAAAGTATCTTGATGTGGAGCTACGGGCAGCTGGAGACTTTAAATCTATTCATTCCAAGATTGATGGGAGGCGGAAGCCAGGAACCTGAAGGAAAAGAAATGATGGAAAAAGTACAGCAGCTTGTTCAGGATAACGTAACTTCACAAGCCGAGTACGACCGAATTTCTAAAGGATTTGGAAGTTTAACGTATTGGGGAGATCAACCGGGAACTTCCGGACCAGCTTATCAAGGTGCCATTGTTTGTTTCTTGGCACTTTTAGGATTCTTTTTTGCTTCAAAAAAATACCGTTACTGGATTTTAGGCGCTACAATTCTGACGATTTTATTGGCTTGGGGTAGCAACTTTATGCCGCTTTCAGATTTCTTTATTGAATATGTTCCGTTTTACAGCAAATTCAGAGCGCCATCTTCTATTTTGGTAGTTGTGGAATTGTTATTTCCTTTAATTGCCATCATCGGATTATACAGATTTTTCAATAGTGAAACTTTAGAAGAAGACTACAAAAAGAAAATCTTGACATATGTTGGAGGTGGAACTTTAGGTTTAACTTTACTTCTGATTGTTTTCGGAAAATCAATTTTAGGCTTTGCAACAGATAACGAAAAAGTATATTTACCACCTTTCTTACTTGAATATTTGGTTGATGAACGTTTCAGCATGTTCAGAACAGACGCTATCAAAGCATTACTGTATGTCGGAATTACGGTAGCCGTTTTATTCTTTGCTTTAAAACAAAAATTAAATCAAAACATCGCTTTGGTTATCATTGGATTGGTCAGTTTATTTGATCTTTGGACAGTAAATAAGCGTTATTTAAATGACGATAATTATGTAGATAAAATCTTTGCTGAAAACCCTTTTCAAACTGAAGGATCAGATTATTTGGCTGAAAAAGTAGGTGACAACGCCAATTTACAGTCTATTTTAGCAAGTATTCCTGTGAACAAAACTTTGGAAACAATTGCTGAAAATGATAAAAAACATTACAGAATTTACAATCAGGTTTTAGGAACAACCAGCGAAACCAATACTTCTTATTTCAAAGCTTCTATCGGAGGTTACCATGCGGTGAAACTGAGAAGATATGACGATTTATTAAATGAATACATCGTACAACCCGACAGCATAAAAACTCCAAAAATTCTGAATTTACTGAATACAAAATACATGATTTTCGGAAACCCGGGAGAGCCACAAGTTGTTCCGAACCCTAAAGCCAACGGAAATGCATGGTTTGTAAGTGATTTGAAATTTGTGAATACTCCAAACGAAGAAATCAAAGCTATTGGAGAAATTGACAGCAAAAAAACTGCAGTAATTAATATTTCTGATAAATCATATTTCGATAACAGACCTGTTCAGACAGATTCTACAGCGACTATTAATCTAACGAAATATGAAGCTAATGAATTAGAGTTTAAATCTCAGTCTAAGACTCCACAATTAGCAGTTTTCTCTGAAATTTATTATCCTCATGGCTGGAAAGTTTTTGTTGATGAAAAAGAAGTTCCATACATCAAAGCAGATTATTTATTGCGTGCCGTACACGTTCCTGCAGGAAATCATCACATCAAAATGATTTTTGAGCCACAAGTCATCGAAACTGGAAAATGGATTTCTCTTCTTTGCTTCGGATTATTCATTGCATTGAGTGCGTTTGGAATTTATTATATTTACCGAAAAAGGGATAAAAAACAAGTCGAAATCATAAAGTAATTCAAAAGTTAGAAAAGCTTATGATTACTCAAAAATACATAACAGATCTTACCTACAAAATAAATGGAGCTTGTATTGAGGTTCATAAAATTTTAGGTTCAGGTTTAGCTGAAATGGTTTACCATAAAGCTTTAGAAAAAGAATTCAGGTTAAGAAATATTGAGTTCAAATCTGAATTTAAAATTCCTGTTATTTATAAAGATGAGTATTTGGATTGTGATTTTAAATGTGATTTTTTGATTGAAGATTTAATTGTTTTAGAAATTAAATCAGTGACTTCAATTTTAGACATCCATAAATTTCAAGTTATCAATTATATGAATTTATTAAAAGTTCCTAAAGGGATTTTAGTAAATTTTAATGTGAAAAACCTATATCATTTTGGTCAGGAAACATTTATTAATAAATACTTTGACCAATACGATTAAATAATAATTTTCTAATTTTTAAACCGCAAAAGAGACAAAAGATTATTAACTTTTTTAGTTATTCAAAAGAAAGCAAAATAGTATTGGTTACTTGAAAATTCCAAATTATTACATTTTTACATTTTGCAAGCTTTTGAATTTCTCAAAAAACATTTTTATCTTTTGGCTCTTTTGCGGTTAAAATAAAAAACAATGTCCAAAGAAAAGAAAATATTGATCATCACCTATTATTGGCCACCTGCAGGAGGGCCGGGAGTTCAGCGATGGCTGAAATTTGCAAAATATCTTCCTGAATTTGGCTGGAAACCTATTATTTATACCCCTGAAAACCCAAGCTATCCTTTATTGGATGAAAGCCTAATGAAGGAAGTTCCTCAAGATCTGGAAATTGTAAGAACAAAGATTTGGGAACCTTATCAATTGGCTGAAAAGCTTAATAAAAGCAATAAAAAGTTCAAAGCCGGACAATTTGATGTGGGCGACAATCAAAGCTGGAAGTCTAAGCTTTCGATTTGGGTGAGAGGAAATTTTTTTATTCCCGATGCACGCGTTTTTTGGGTTAGTCCTTCAACTCAATTTCTTGAGCAATATTTGAAAATTAACAATATTGAAACCATTGTTACTTCTGGACCGCCCCACTCGATGCATTTGATTGGTTTAAATTTAAAAAAGAAATTCCCTAATCTAAAGTGGATTGCCGATTTTCGTGATCCATGGACAGAAATTTCGTATTACAAACATTTAAAGCTGACAAAAAAATCAGATAAAAAACACCGCCAACTAGAATCTGAAGTGTTCAAAACTGCGGATATTACTTTGGCAACAAGCTATACCGATGCAGAAAACTTCCGTAAAAACGGAGCGAATGCATTTTGCATCACCAACGGATTTGATGAAACAGACTCAAATCCTCAAACCCTTCAACCCTCAAACTCTCCAACCCGATTTACACTAAGTTACATCGGTGTTTTAGAACAGTTAAGAAATCCGAAAAATCTATGGAAGGCACTCGATAATTTAGTGAAAACCAATTCAGATTTTGCCGAAAATTTTAATTTAAAATTTGTTGGGAGAATTGATGATAAAATATTAGAAACCATTGAAAAATCAAGCTTAAAAAATCATATTCAAAATCTTGGTTACGTTTCGCACGACAAAGCGGTTGATGAAATGTCGAAATCTTCCCTTTTGTTAATCACTAATTTTCCAAATGACTCTTCAAAAGGTATTATTCCTGGAAAAATATTTGAATATCTGGCAACTGGCAAACAAATTATTTCTTTCGGACCAAACGAAGCTGATGTTGCAAAAATTTTAGATGAAACAAAAGCCGGAAAACATTTTGGATACAATGATTTTAAAGAAATTCAAGATTTTATTCTCGAAAAATTTGAACTGTGGAAAAATGGAAATCTTTTAGAAAACACTCAAAATATTGAGCAGTTTTCAAGAAGAAATTTAACAAAACAACTTTCCGAAATATTATAAAATTATTCCCCATCTAAAAAAGAAGGGGAATTTTATTTAAATCGTCCATTCATCATTGATGACAGCGATTACGTAATATTTACCTTCGAATTCTTCGAAAACAAATCGAAGCGCCTTCCAATCCATTCCGCCATATTTTTCTGTACCTGAAATGTAATTTTCTGTAAAATTAGTATTGGGATATATTTCTTTTAAATTATTAAGAGAATTGCCTGTGCCTAAAAATTTGTCAAATGCATAATCAGATTTTGTAAAATCTTTTTTAAAGACCCAGTTTTTAAGATATTCATTAATGGTTGCTTTATAAATTTCACCTGAACCGTCTCTGGAGCCCCAAGTGAAAATAGTTTTTGTAGGCAAATATTTTTCAAAATCAGTTTTTGAGAAATGTTTGTCTTCATTTCGGTTAACAAACGCATACATTGAGAATCTTACTCCTTTTTCAGGATGAATATAATTGGCAAAAACATCGTAATAACCCACTTTCAAGGCTTGTAAAAGTTCGTCATTGGTCTTTTTCAGTGCTACTTCTTTTGAGAATGCTTCAGATTTAGTATCTGTTCTTTCATTTGACCTTTTCAGATTATCAGTAGAAACTACCGGGCTTTTATCTTGCTTTTTCTCACACGACAATGCTGCTAAAAGTATGAATGCTAAAAAAGTTTTTTTCATTATAAAATTTTCATGAAAAGCTCAAAAGCAGTGCCAGTTTTGAGTTGAAGTGTTTTAGTGAATTTAATCTTTTTACAATACGAAAAAAACATTAATTAGGTTTTGCTAAAAAATGATCAAAACGTCAAAGAAGACTAAATTTAATAGAGTTTAATAATGAAAGTTATTGCTTTTTGATTAAAGATTAAAGTATATTCCTTATCACTTTTTAGTATTTTTGGTTAATGGAAATTGTAGACATTCTGATTATTGGAGCTGGACCGATTGGTTTAAACTGCGCACTCGAAGCAAAGAAAAACAACCTGAATTATTTAATTATAGAAAAAGGAACGATTGTAAATTCGCTTTATAATTATCCTTTATACATGAAGTTTTTTTCGACGGCAGATAAACTTGAAATAGCAGAAATTCCTTTTATCTCAGCTGCTCCAAAACCCGGAAGGCAAGAAGCTCTGGAATATTATCAAGGTATTGCGAGACAGAAAAACATCAACATCAATCTTTATGAAAAGGTATTGAAGGTTTCTAAAAATGGAGAAATATTTGAGATTCAAACTTCCAAATCAAAATATACAGCCAAAAACGTCATTATTTCAACTGGGTTTTATGACATTCCGAATCTGATGAATATTCCCGGAGAAAATCTTGAGAAAGTAAAGCATTATTATACCGAACCTTATCCTTTCACAAAACAAAAAATCGTCGTTATTGGCTCGAGTAATTCATCCGTTGATGCAGCTTTGGAAACTTACAGAAAAGGTGCAGAAGTAACGATGATTATCCGTAATTCTGAGATTTCCAGCAATGTAAAATATTGGGTGAAACCAGATATTGAAAACAGAATCGCGGAAGGAAGTATAAAAGCTCATTTTGGTTCTGAACTCATTGAAATTGAAGAAAATTCTGTTATTTTTAAAGATGAACAAGGAAAAATAAATGAAATTGAAAATGATTTCGTTTTGGCAATGACAGGTTATCTTCCTGATTTTGATTTTCTTAAAAATTCCGGAATTGATTTACAAGGAGAATGTTTAAATCCTGTCTACAATCCTGAAACAATGGAAACAACTGTTCCAAATTTATATTTGGCTGGTGTCGTCTGTGGTGGAAAAGATACTCATCTTTGGTTTATTGAAAACTCAAGAATTCATGCAGAAATGATTATGAAAAGTATCATTTCCAAATAATTAATCATCTCACGCAGATGCAGATTTTAGGATGGAGAAATCTGCGTGAGCAAATTAAAAATCCACCTTCATCCCCAAAACAAAATTTCTTTTTGCTGCAGGATTGTAATATCGGTTTCCAAAAGCATTAATGTCAAAACCTGAAACATAGTCTTCATTGTATAAATTCTGAATCTGAAGATATACATTCACTCTTGTTTTTTCAAAATCTACAGGAAATCTAAATTGAATATTTCCAACCAAGCTTGATTCCGACCAAACAGAATTAGCATCATTCAAAGGTATTTTTGAGGTGTAAAAGTGAGAGTAATCAACGGAAAGTTTTTTAAAGAAAGTGAAATTTATTAAACTGTTTATTGTTGTTCTCGGCACTCCTGTTACATCATTTCCGGAAAAATCATTTTGATTCTGTTGATAATTTTTAAATTTAAAATCATAAAAACTCCCTGAAAATCTGAATTTAAATTGGCTTAAAAAATCATTTTTAAGATTAAAGTTTTTAGATTCCAACAAAACTTCAAAACCTTTCTGAACGGTTTTTCCTGAATTCACGAAATATTCCTGTCCAGATTCGTTTTGTCTTCTTACAATGGCATCATTGAGTCGAAAATCAAAATAATTCGCTTCCACAAAAAAGGAGTTTACAAACTGTTTTCGAATTCCCACTTCTTTGTTCCAACCATATTCGGGACTAAGGTTTCTATTAAACTGTTGATTTGAAGAACGAATTTCTTCATTCGTTGGCGCAGAATTTCCTTTACCTATTTTTCCCCTAACCGAAAAACCTTTTTCTAAAAGATAGGTTACTCCAAAATTTGGAAGCCATTGATTTTTAAATTTTATATTTCCGTTTTCAACTCGTGGATAAAGTCTTTCAAAATCATAAGAATTAGAATTTAAACTGATTGAAATATCAGTAAAAAGTTTTTCATAAAAATCTAATTTCTGTGAAAGAAAATAAAATCCTGAGGTATTTTTTATCTGGTCAAAATTCTGAGGTTTACCTTCAAAACCTTTGTTGTTATCATAATTTTTGATCAGAACATTATTCATTCCACCTTCGAAACCCAATCGATACGCTAAAGAAACTTTATCCCAATTTTTCTCATAATTAAAGTGTGTTCTTCCCGCAAAATTCTTTTCAAAACGGTTTTCAAAATTGGTAATAAAAGGATTTTCAAAATCAACATAAGAACCCTGAACTAAAAGAAAATGTGAGAAATTTGGGGTGAATTGATATTCATTTGAAAGTCCGGCTAAAATCATTTTATTGCGGATTCCTGCGTCTTGTTCCGAAGCACTTGGAAGGGTCGCTGTTTTTGGCCGAGATTGTTTTCTATCTATATTCATCTGTTCTAAAGTCAATCCGCCCGGAGTTTGATAATCGAGGTCAGAATACATTATCATTCCTTTTAAGGTTCCTTTTTCTGAATATTGAAAATTATCTTTGATGAAAATTTGTTTTC is drawn from Chryseobacterium muglaense and contains these coding sequences:
- a CDS encoding GxxExxY protein; the protein is MITQKYITDLTYKINGACIEVHKILGSGLAEMVYHKALEKEFRLRNIEFKSEFKIPVIYKDEYLDCDFKCDFLIEDLIVLEIKSVTSILDIHKFQVINYMNLLKVPKGILVNFNVKNLYHFGQETFINKYFDQYD
- the rlmB gene encoding 23S rRNA (guanosine(2251)-2'-O)-methyltransferase RlmB, producing MKDDFIFGLRPVLEAIEAGKTIDKIFVQNALQGEIYAELKAILAKNKIRPNYVPVEKLNRFTRKNHQGIVAFISDVPFHRIENIVPELFEEGKTPFILILDRLTDVRNFGAICRTAECVGIDAIVIPEKGGAPVNSDAIKTSAGAMYNIKICKEPNLAHVVDFLQQSGIAVFSATEKAQKLIYDVDFTAPCAVVMGNEETGISKEVLHHSDEKIKLPIEGKTQSLNVSVACGAILYEAVRQKISKI
- a CDS encoding YpdA family putative bacillithiol disulfide reductase, translated to MEIVDILIIGAGPIGLNCALEAKKNNLNYLIIEKGTIVNSLYNYPLYMKFFSTADKLEIAEIPFISAAPKPGRQEALEYYQGIARQKNININLYEKVLKVSKNGEIFEIQTSKSKYTAKNVIISTGFYDIPNLMNIPGENLEKVKHYYTEPYPFTKQKIVVIGSSNSSVDAALETYRKGAEVTMIIRNSEISSNVKYWVKPDIENRIAEGSIKAHFGSELIEIEENSVIFKDEQGKINEIENDFVLAMTGYLPDFDFLKNSGIDLQGECLNPVYNPETMETTVPNLYLAGVVCGGKDTHLWFIENSRIHAEMIMKSIISK
- a CDS encoding YfhO family protein; translation: MAKNKNLIYIAVSLIAFLVLAFLYSTPVFTGKQLFQHDIVQYRGGAKELIDYRNNYDKETYWSDSMFGGMPTYQMGSRFEGDIIKKIDSYLNILPRPVNYLFLLFSGFFLLGMVAVRNWKYALLGATFFGLSTYFYIIIAAGHNGKVNTIEYFAPLLAGILLVYIRKKYVLGFIVTTLFFGLQIAANHPQMTYYLFLGLGFLFISELVRAIKKKVPMKHFLISSGIIASALAIGVGMNSQRIMANSEYIKETVRGKQILNTETHTAGNTGMDKESILMWSYGQLETLNLFIPRLMGGGSQEPEGKEMMEKVQQLVQDNVTSQAEYDRISKGFGSLTYWGDQPGTSGPAYQGAIVCFLALLGFFFASKKYRYWILGATILTILLAWGSNFMPLSDFFIEYVPFYSKFRAPSSILVVVELLFPLIAIIGLYRFFNSETLEEDYKKKILTYVGGGTLGLTLLLIVFGKSILGFATDNEKVYLPPFLLEYLVDERFSMFRTDAIKALLYVGITVAVLFFALKQKLNQNIALVIIGLVSLFDLWTVNKRYLNDDNYVDKIFAENPFQTEGSDYLAEKVGDNANLQSILASIPVNKTLETIAENDKKHYRIYNQVLGTTSETNTSYFKASIGGYHAVKLRRYDDLLNEYIVQPDSIKTPKILNLLNTKYMIFGNPGEPQVVPNPKANGNAWFVSDLKFVNTPNEEIKAIGEIDSKKTAVINISDKSYFDNRPVQTDSTATINLTKYEANELEFKSQSKTPQLAVFSEIYYPHGWKVFVDEKEVPYIKADYLLRAVHVPAGNHHIKMIFEPQVIETGKWISLLCFGLFIALSAFGIYYIYRKRDKKQVEIIK
- a CDS encoding DUF6263 family protein, encoding MKNIAALALISIALVSCKKETATITKVDPKTGKTITVEVPADSIKEVKADAAIKDSLGIFKQTFKLEKGKTYPLTTYQRDTKTMTDPQGKTMTGTSESTDEMSFTVNDIKGNVYDMTINLIGKRNSQSAQGKTIVVDTKLPLPKEDDLKMIWNVNKALTGNKLNMKMDTEGNVISITGFEAVYAKISDALKNIVKDANQRASVVASLKESFNEKILKDQFEKNLSVIPKKGAKIGEKWSTSESADQEGKIKVTSNYTLKSAGNGIVEISVSGGIPKKEEKKTQGPMTHSMSSELFQNGTIKFDQNTGWINNQNISVKTTQVETISDGKQSQSMKNVSNSSVMVNPSSK
- a CDS encoding TonB-dependent receptor, yielding MKKIYLVFPLLSATFLFSQKKDSVNLISEVKIDAYKKPTTFITSTKSVSLVSENLLNQNTPERMLESFNQIAGARMEERSPGSYRISLRGSTLRSPFGVRNVKVYLDDFILSDASGNTYFNVISPELIDRMEIYKGPESGDYGAVTGGTVLLKTRSSDNLSANLSTGSYGTFNQSFDLSKQIGKHFIEVFQNYYQTDSYREQSKVKRKQIFIKDNFQYSEKGTLKGMIMYSDLDYQTPGGLTLEQMNIDRKQSRPKTATLPSASEQDAGIRNKMILAGLSNEYQFTPNFSHFLLVQGSYVDFENPFITNFENRFEKNFAGRTHFNYEKNWDKVSLAYRLGFEGGMNNVLIKNYDNNKGFEGKPQNFDQIKNTSGFYFLSQKLDFYEKLFTDISISLNSNSYDFERLYPRVENGNIKFKNQWLPNFGVTYLLEKGFSVRGKIGKGNSAPTNEEIRSSNQQFNRNLSPEYGWNKEVGIRKQFVNSFFVEANYFDFRLNDAIVRRQNESGQEYFVNSGKTVQKGFEVLLESKNFNLKNDFLSQFKFRFSGSFYDFKFKNYQQNQNDFSGNDVTGVPRTTINSLINFTFFKKLSVDYSHFYTSKIPLNDANSVWSESSLVGNIQFRFPVDFEKTRVNVYLQIQNLYNEDYVSGFDINAFGNRYYNPAAKRNFVLGMKVDF
- a CDS encoding glycosyltransferase family protein, whose protein sequence is MSKEKKILIITYYWPPAGGPGVQRWLKFAKYLPEFGWKPIIYTPENPSYPLLDESLMKEVPQDLEIVRTKIWEPYQLAEKLNKSNKKFKAGQFDVGDNQSWKSKLSIWVRGNFFIPDARVFWVSPSTQFLEQYLKINNIETIVTSGPPHSMHLIGLNLKKKFPNLKWIADFRDPWTEISYYKHLKLTKKSDKKHRQLESEVFKTADITLATSYTDAENFRKNGANAFCITNGFDETDSNPQTLQPSNSPTRFTLSYIGVLEQLRNPKNLWKALDNLVKTNSDFAENFNLKFVGRIDDKILETIEKSSLKNHIQNLGYVSHDKAVDEMSKSSLLLITNFPNDSSKGIIPGKIFEYLATGKQIISFGPNEADVAKILDETKAGKHFGYNDFKEIQDFILEKFELWKNGNLLENTQNIEQFSRRNLTKQLSEIL